TTCTCCTGGTTTCTTTGCCACTGTCTGTTCTTGGCGACCCCATTTTTTCAGTTTGAAAGCAATGCCAGTATTTCTAGTTCGCTTTTGACTTGATGATAAGTTTGATGCCTTATAAAGATtgccaatcttttttttttttctttaccagCATTAGATAAAAATTAATGTTGCTTCTGGTCACCAGTAGATTGCCAGCGCTTAATGTATTAGAAGTCTTTAGTAGTTGCAGGATTAGAGTTTTTTTATAATACAAAGAGGTCTCATTTTGTTTACGTATTCTGATTACATGGATCCTAATTATAAACTAAATACCAGATGAACAAAGAACTTGGCACTTCTATGACATTCTATTACAATCTTAAATACTTGGAAGCCATTGCATGTTGAATCTAGATGCTGGAGAAAATTGAATATAGCTTGTCAAATtgtacgaccatataaagccacCTGTCCTTTGACCTTTTCCATATATTTAGAAGAAATGCCATCTATGCCTAATGAACTCTTAAGATGTATAATATAAGTTTATTTGCAGGAAAATGAAATGTTGGTGCTATCATTATTCTATAAGGATTTGTGTGAACATTGTTTAGTCCAACAAAGAATTTAGATTGTAAATAAATTGTTATCTCTTTTTCTTGGAACCTTAaatcttttttgtttttggtccagaattaattattttatatccttttttctccattccatcaattgaAGTTATTGACTTTCTTTGTGCAATCTCAAATTTAAGAATGGTTAAGGTTTATGATGGCAAAAACACTCATCTATTCCTGAGCGGAGGAAAACAGACTATTTATGAATttaagagaatgaaaaaaataatttaagaatagGAAATCAGCTTTATATCTCTTCTGAGGTTTTATGACAAGATTTGAGTCATGTCCCAATAAATGTAGCTGGAGAAGATAATACAAGACATTATCAAACAAATATGTTGAAGTATTTTATCTTGAATCATTCTATTGTAGAAAATTCCTTTCGCAAAGTTTTGTTCTTTTCAGATGAAGCAaaaaaataagatattaaatttgCGGTTTAATTGCTAGAATGGCTTGGTACAACACAAGTTGAGCTGTTATTCTTTTCCTTAAACTTCTAATGGTAAGATTGAGCATATGAGAAAATCAGCGTGTCATCAATATATACCTTGACAAAATTACTTTTGATGCCCCAATTTTGAAGTGAACATCCCAAAATTTTTATGCATTGATCAAATTACAGTGATTTTATATCAAAGAAATGTAAATGCATGACATTTTTGTTTGCTCTCCTTAACTTATTATAGATGTATCTTTCAGAAAGAGAAATCCATTCCTTTCACGAATTATTTGTTTGCAGAATGAAAATGATTCTCACTGGACTTGCCAAAAATCTAAAGTAATGAAAATGATTCTCACTGGACTTGCCAAAAATCTAAAGTCATACAAGAAGGAACTTGAAGAATAATGGGATCCTACAGAACTTTCTCCTGGCCATACACCTTTCCTTTCATAAAATATTTCGATGAAACTGATTCTTCACTGGATCTGTGAAGTATCTTGTTATACACCAAGAAGCTTGAAGAATAATGGGGTTCTACAGAAATTTCTCCAGGCCATACACTAGATGCTGTTGAAATTGTATGCGCTACACAAGTAAGTTTACTTTTGCAATGTTCTGAACAAAATGCTTGGAGAAAGACATGATGTATATTCTGCAATGCGATCAATTACCTTGAGTCGGGCAACCTTTCTAATAGCCAAGAGTAAGCCTGGCATGAGGCACTGCACATCTGTGATATCATGTTTGATGGTGTAGACCTGTGGCCAGCGGTTAAGCACTTGTGGATTAGAGTGGTATCAAATTAATTGTCACAGCTAGTGCTAGGAGAGAGGAAGGGGCGGGGGGGTTTACCTCTCCTGGTCCAGAGAAGTAAACTGTTGTACTAGATGGAAGCCCAGGAAGGACCATGCTATGAACACGCACACCATCTTCACCTAGGACTTGACCCCTTGCCTTACAAaggggaaaaaaatgaaaaatgagtcACCTTCTTAATTAGCGTTTTGGATTATATGTGCTTCTGTTGTTTCTTTTGGTAACATAAATTCTCATAAATGTAAATCTATATCTCTAGTCCTTTCTTGTATGAAACCAATTAGTAGAATTCAGATGATCAATGTGATGGATTTTCCTATGCTTTATTAGTAGCTCTATATGACAATTACTGCAATATCATATCTGACAAGATAGGCACCGGAAACAAAAGTTTAAGGATTTTTCTCATttgtatattttcatttaatttaacatcttTCCCTATTCTCTAATTGCCACAACTAGATAGAAATAGATGATAATAGAAGTCCAATTCAATTTTTGACATTTTGGTTCTACCATCATTTTCTTTATATCAATGCTTTACCGAAACATCTGTTGAAAGGTCTTCTCTGTTGTAGATCTGGCCAAGGTTGGAGAGGTTGTTGGCAATCTGGATGGCATCTGGTGAGGGAAGATCctgtaatcaatgacaagttcagCATCTCATCAGGTCATCTACAAGGGACATGTATGTTGGAGTTATGTAGACTTAATTGTCGAAGTATAATGCAAAACTACATTCATATACTTCATTGCACCACACATTCTATAGATGTGTGTTTATTTCATTTAACTTTGGATGACTGCCGTGACAACTGCATCTCCAACATTTTTACTGAAAGccataaaaaatatgaaaacccAAATATAACTTGTAGCTTACTGTTGCATGCGCCCTTGATTCAACAATTTCTACATTGTTGTAGTGGAAGGAAGCTGAAATGGCAGCTTGCTGGAGGAGAATAGATCCTATGGACAGAGTTGGTGCAACTAGGCAACCCTAAAATACTTCGTATTCGTTAGAATTGCAACAAGTTGCTTGGCTCTGCAAATTAAAGCggtataaaatattttctaaaacaaGTAGATATTGAAATATATCTCACCCTGTCCTCACCATGCTGGCTTTCTCGCAAAATGCAGATAATGCTGATATTGTGTCAACCGTAATCCGAGGCACATGAACCACACTTCTCAGACCGAATGCTGTTGCCTAtgagaagttgaaaagaaaactATTATCAGCTATTCTAGTATAACTTTTAGAAAAGTAATTTTTCAGTGGTCATATGAAAAATATGGTTTATCCTTGCTTATTCACTGAGGCTGCAAAATAAGTTGATATAAGAATATAGTAGTGTTTAGATACCGAACCTGTTTTACGTTGTCATAAACTGCTGAAGGCTGAGTGAAATCAACAACGACTCCTGTCTCTTTTGACTGATAGAATTATTGTGATCAAAATGGTATGACCAGTGAATGTTTGTTAATgtcaacttaaaaaaatattggaATTGGAATGCTACCTGAGATATCGAACCTAAAACCATAGTGAGATCATTCATGATAGGAATTTCTAGAGGCTCTTCCATGTCACACACCTAATGTAGAAAAAGGAACTGTTAAAAGTTGGATTTTATAGCCAAGTAATTATTGAGGGGGTAAAAGTGCATGGAACAAGACATGAATGGACTTTAAACCTTTCCTATATCTTCTCCCACACAATAGGAATCCACTGCACCGGCCACCTCCATTCCTCTAGCTTTAGTCACTGCAATTACTGCAGCCCTTGCTATTTCCTTTGCTGCTCCATTTATAACAACCTGTTTCCCCAAATTGGGAACAAACAACTTCTTAATAACCATGAATAGTAACGCAGAAAATTTTTTGAGCAGGTATTGAACCACTACCTTAATATTGCTTTGAGAGGGTTGCACTGAGCAAGAGAAGCAAGGCCTAACTCTGGCTTTGCAAGGAAGTCGATGGATAGCAAGATGAAACTGGCAGCTCAAGGTCGCCATGGATGTTCTTAAATATATTTAGCTACTGAGCCTTCTCAGCGGATAAGGGTAAAATCTTCTTTGCCTAAAACCTTTTATTGTCACGCATGCTTTGTTCCCCGGATAAGGTTTGTGTGGGTTTTGACAAGCCTCGTTTGGAGAGTATTGTATGATAGCGATATGCATGTCTTAGCAGTGAGCTCGTATAATTCATGAAATAGGCtgctaagtattttttttttcttttactcttTTAATTATAAGATTCGGTGAAATAAAAATTAACCGTTTActttttgattttatcaacaaataaatatttgattaattGAAACCCAAAGCAAAAGAAATCCGAGGTGTTATAAACTACAGAGTTGATTAtctaacatctaactttcataagtGTTTATATAGGGTActgagaataaaaaaaattacaaattaagtaCTATTGTTAACAACCGTTTTTCATTTGTCTCCCATatttaatagatttttattttgatcactcgccattaatttaatattattttacactcattttagtcatccaactttaataacttttcattcgactaacttattttacttttaaaatttaatttaatttaatttaaccttttagaattattttttgtttcttctctGTAAAAGGGAAACCCTTAGGGTTTTATaggaaaaaatcattttaatttcctttaattattaactttttagaattaattttatctttttcaattgaaaaaattaattaattttttaaaaataattttaatcttttttcccaaagagaaaaaaaacctaAGGTTTTACATTGGGTTTTCACAGggaaaaccaatttttttttaaaaaaaatttccaaccTAGGTTTCTTTAGGAAAATACTTGGGTTTTTACAGAGAATTGAGTTAGACATGGGTTTCATCTCCAGAATTGAATAACTCAATGTCGTACAAAACCTaggtttattttgaaaatattaaaattaatttttaagaagtGAGTGGCCAAAATGGAAACTTACTAAAATCTGATGACTAAAAAGAGGGTacaataaattgaatgaatggttgaccaaaaattaaatcttattaaagttgggtgattaaaatgaaaacaatTGTTAATGGCAGTGCCtaattgcaa
This window of the Gossypium hirsutum isolate 1008001.06 chromosome A09, Gossypium_hirsutum_v2.1, whole genome shotgun sequence genome carries:
- the LOC107888827 gene encoding dihydrodipicolinate reductase-like protein CRR1, chloroplastic isoform X2, which codes for MATLSCQFHLAIHRLPCKARVRPCFSCSVQPSQSNIKVVINGAAKEIARAAVIAVTKARGMEVAGAVDSYCVGEDIGKVCDMEEPLEIPIMNDLTMVLGSISQSKETGVVVDFTQPSAVYDNVKQATAFGLRSVVHVPRITVDTISALSAFCEKASMGCLVAPTLSIGSILLQQAAISASFHYNNVEIVESRAHATDLPSPDAIQIANNLSNLGQIYNREDLSTDVSARGQVLGEDGVRVHSMVLPGLPSSTTVYFSGPGEVYTIKHDITDVQCLMPGLLLAIRKVARLKHLVYGLEKFL
- the LOC107888827 gene encoding dihydrodipicolinate reductase-like protein CRR1, chloroplastic isoform X1 encodes the protein MATLSCQFHLAIHRLPCKARVRPCFSCSVQPSQSNIKVVINGAAKEIARAAVIAVTKARGMEVAGAVDSYCVGEDIGKVCDMEEPLEIPIMNDLTMVLGSISQSKETGVVVDFTQPSAVYDNVKQATAFGLRSVVHVPRITVDTISALSAFCEKASMGCLVAPTLSIGSILLQQAAISASFHYNNVEIVESRAHATDLPSPDAIQIANNLSNLGQIYNREDLSTDVSARGQVLGEDGVRVHSMVLPGLPSSTTVYFSGPGEVYTIKHDITDVQCLMPGLLLAIRKVARLKRIQFQQHLVYGLEKFL